A single Flavobacterium sp. 1 DNA region contains:
- the rbfA gene encoding 30S ribosome-binding factor RbfA: protein METNRQKKIGGVIQKDLVDILQGEVRKNGITNLIISVSKVVVTTDLSVATVHLSIFPQEKAAETLVGIKANSTLIKHDLSQRVRLQLRKVPNLVFFIDDSLDYIEKIDNALKNQENPIENRDLLDKRRFQ from the coding sequence ATGGAAACAAATAGACAGAAAAAAATAGGCGGGGTTATCCAAAAAGATTTGGTTGATATTCTGCAGGGTGAAGTGAGAAAAAACGGAATTACTAATTTGATAATTTCAGTATCCAAAGTTGTGGTTACTACAGATTTGTCTGTGGCCACGGTGCATTTAAGTATTTTTCCTCAAGAAAAAGCAGCGGAAACGTTGGTGGGGATTAAGGCTAATTCGACTTTAATTAAACACGATTTATCGCAGAGAGTGCGTTTGCAATTACGTAAAGTGCCAAATTTGGTTTTCTTTATTGATGATTCTTTGGATTATATCGAGAAGATTGATAATGCCTTGAAAAATCAAGAAAATCCGATTGAGAATAGAGATTTGTTGGACAAACGCAGATTTCAATAA
- the mce gene encoding methylmalonyl-CoA epimerase — MKKIEHIGIAVKNLEKSNLLFEKLFGVPAYKQEEVASESVKTSFFMNGSNKIELLEATNPESPIAKFLEKKGEGIHHIAFDVEDILSEIERLKAEGFIVLNETPKKGADNKLVAFLHPKSTNGVLIELCQEIK, encoded by the coding sequence ATGAAAAAAATAGAACACATAGGCATCGCCGTCAAAAATCTTGAAAAATCCAATTTGTTATTCGAAAAACTCTTTGGCGTCCCCGCTTACAAACAAGAAGAAGTCGCCAGCGAAAGCGTAAAAACTTCCTTCTTCATGAATGGCTCCAATAAAATAGAACTCCTCGAAGCAACCAATCCAGAAAGCCCAATCGCCAAGTTTCTTGAAAAAAAAGGAGAAGGCATCCATCACATCGCTTTTGATGTAGAAGACATCCTTTCAGAAATCGAACGCCTCAAAGCAGAAGGTTTCATCGTCCTAAATGAAACTCCAAAAAAAGGCGCAGACAATAAATTAGTCGCCTTTTTGCACCCAAAAAGCACAAATGGCGTTTTAATTGAATTATGTCAGGAAATAAAATAA
- a CDS encoding riboflavin synthase, protein MFTGIIETLGKVQEVKKEQDNIHITIDSVLANELKIDQSVAHNGICLTVVAVAGNHYTVTAIGETIKKTNISNWKVGDNVNLERAMKLGDRLDGHIVQGHVDQTGTCIAVEETNGSWFYTFEYDADLQNITIEKGSITVNGVSLTVVDSGKNNFSVAIIPYTYEHTNFHSFVVGTAVNLEFDVIGKYVSRLYANK, encoded by the coding sequence ATGTTTACAGGAATAATTGAAACGCTTGGCAAAGTCCAAGAAGTTAAAAAAGAGCAGGATAATATTCATATTACTATAGATTCGGTATTGGCTAATGAATTAAAAATTGATCAAAGCGTAGCTCATAACGGAATATGCTTAACGGTTGTTGCTGTAGCTGGGAATCATTACACGGTTACAGCTATTGGGGAAACTATCAAAAAAACCAATATATCCAATTGGAAAGTTGGAGATAATGTCAATCTCGAAAGAGCTATGAAGCTGGGAGACCGTTTGGACGGACATATTGTGCAAGGGCATGTGGATCAAACAGGGACTTGTATTGCAGTTGAGGAAACTAACGGAAGTTGGTTTTATACTTTTGAGTATGATGCTGATTTACAAAATATTACTATAGAGAAAGGTTCTATTACAGTAAACGGAGTTAGTTTGACAGTGGTGGATTCTGGTAAGAATAATTTTAGTGTGGCTATCATACCTTATACTTATGAACATACTAATTTTCATTCGTTTGTAGTTGGAACTGCTGTTAATTTGGAATTTGATGTAATTGGGAAATATGTGTCTAGGTTATACGCTAATAAATAG
- the pdxA gene encoding 4-hydroxythreonine-4-phosphate dehydrogenase PdxA has protein sequence MMKKAENIIVGISIGDLNGIGSEVILKTFEDNRMLELCTPVIFANVKILSFIRKNFESIIPLHGIDNLNQIVIGKVNVLNLWKEGVDLNLGTNDEKIGQYAIKSFVAATKALKDGEIDVLVTAPINKYNIQSEDFKFPGHTDYLNQELEGDALMLMVQDNLRVGLLTDHIPINEVASHLTEELIFKKIETINKTLIQDFSINKPKIAVLGLNPHCGDGGVIGNEDDAILKPALKKLFEKGTLVFGPFAADGFFGSNQYENYDAVIATYHDQGLIPFKTLSFGNGVNYTAGLNKVRTSPDHGTAYDIAGKNKANYNSFKEAVYLAIDVYNSRNQYAEISQKPLKTKEKQL, from the coding sequence ATTATGAAAAAAGCAGAAAATATAATCGTAGGAATTTCGATAGGAGATTTAAACGGTATTGGAAGCGAAGTAATTCTAAAAACATTCGAAGATAACCGAATGCTTGAGTTATGCACTCCCGTTATTTTTGCCAATGTAAAAATTTTGTCATTCATCAGAAAAAATTTTGAATCAATAATTCCTTTACACGGTATAGACAATCTGAACCAAATTGTAATTGGGAAAGTCAATGTTTTGAACCTTTGGAAAGAAGGAGTTGATTTAAACCTTGGAACTAATGACGAAAAAATAGGGCAGTATGCTATCAAGTCATTTGTCGCTGCTACCAAAGCGTTAAAAGACGGTGAAATTGATGTACTGGTGACAGCTCCAATAAATAAGTACAATATCCAATCGGAAGATTTTAAATTCCCAGGACATACCGATTATTTAAATCAGGAATTAGAAGGCGATGCTTTAATGCTAATGGTACAAGACAACCTAAGAGTTGGCTTATTGACGGATCATATTCCAATTAATGAAGTAGCTTCGCATTTAACAGAAGAATTGATTTTCAAAAAAATTGAAACCATCAATAAAACTTTAATTCAGGATTTTAGCATTAACAAACCCAAAATTGCAGTACTCGGTCTAAATCCTCATTGTGGTGACGGAGGCGTTATAGGAAATGAAGACGACGCTATTTTAAAACCTGCCCTGAAAAAATTATTTGAAAAAGGGACTCTAGTTTTTGGTCCTTTTGCAGCAGATGGTTTCTTTGGGAGCAATCAATATGAAAATTATGATGCCGTTATAGCCACCTATCACGATCAGGGATTGATTCCATTTAAAACATTATCCTTTGGAAATGGCGTAAATTATACAGCGGGACTCAATAAAGTAAGAACTTCACCAGATCACGGAACTGCATACGACATAGCAGGGAAGAATAAAGCCAATTATAACTCTTTCAAAGAAGCTGTTTATCTGGCTATTGATGTTTATAATTCGAGAAATCAATACGCAGAAATCAGCCAAAAGCCTTTAAAAACAAAAGAAAAACAGTTATAA
- a CDS encoding DUF177 domain-containing protein, with product MSKTKEYTIPFVGLKLGKHKFEYQISNAFFEIFDYNEFQNSDIKVNVVLDKQSNLLELNFKHEGTINVPCDLTSEDFDLSIKGKLKLIVRFGETFNNDNEELLILPFGEFEIDIAQYIYEMIILSIPLKRIHPGIKDGSLNTEALTKLKELTIKEQKKEKKEEENIDPRWDKLKQLLTDK from the coding sequence ATGAGCAAGACAAAAGAATATACAATTCCTTTCGTAGGATTGAAGCTAGGGAAACACAAATTTGAGTATCAAATAAGTAATGCGTTCTTTGAAATCTTTGATTATAATGAATTTCAAAATTCAGATATCAAAGTAAATGTTGTTTTAGACAAACAAAGCAATTTGTTAGAGTTAAACTTCAAGCATGAAGGGACAATTAATGTTCCTTGTGATCTTACAAGTGAAGATTTTGATTTGTCAATTAAAGGAAAATTAAAATTAATTGTTCGATTTGGAGAAACCTTTAATAATGACAATGAAGAGTTGCTGATACTTCCTTTTGGAGAATTTGAAATAGACATCGCTCAATATATATATGAGATGATAATTCTTTCGATTCCATTAAAAAGGATACATCCTGGAATAAAGGATGGCAGTTTAAACACAGAAGCTTTGACTAAACTGAAAGAACTGACAATTAAAGAGCAAAAAAAAGAGAAGAAAGAAGAAGAAAATATAGACCCCCGCTGGGACAAATTAAAGCAACTATTAACGGATAAATAA
- the rpmF gene encoding 50S ribosomal protein L32: MAHPKRKISKTRRDKRRTHYKATVAQIATCPITGEAHLYHRAYWHEGKMYYRGQVVIDKSVVALA; the protein is encoded by the coding sequence ATGGCACATCCTAAGAGAAAAATCTCGAAAACTAGAAGAGACAAAAGAAGAACACATTACAAAGCTACTGTAGCTCAAATCGCTACATGTCCAATTACTGGAGAAGCACATTTATACCACAGAGCTTACTGGCATGAAGGAAAAATGTACTACAGAGGACAAGTTGTTATCGATAAATCTGTTGTAGCTCTTGCTTAA
- a CDS encoding beta-ketoacyl-ACP synthase III, with the protein MSTITAAITAVGGYVPDFVLSNKVLETMVDTNDEWITTRTGIKERRILKDADKGTSFLAIKAAQDLIAKSNIDPLEIDLVLMATATADMPVAATGVYVATAIGATNAFAYDLQAACSSFLYGMSTAAAYIQSGRYKKVLLIGADKMSSIVDYKDRSTCIIFGDGAGAVLFEPNYEGYGLQDEYLRSDAVGRDFLKIPAGGSILPTSIDTVNDNKHNIIQDGKTVFKYAVTNMADASELILKRNNLTNEDVNWLVPHQANKRIIDATAHRMNLEDAKVLMNIEKYGNTTSATLPLVLYDFEHLLKKGDTIIFAAFGGGFTWGSIYLTWAYDKK; encoded by the coding sequence ATGAGTACAATTACAGCCGCAATTACCGCAGTTGGTGGTTATGTTCCGGACTTTGTTCTTTCCAACAAAGTTTTAGAAACGATGGTCGACACAAATGATGAATGGATAACCACTCGCACAGGAATTAAAGAAAGAAGAATACTAAAAGATGCTGATAAAGGAACTTCTTTTCTTGCTATAAAAGCTGCACAAGATTTAATCGCTAAATCAAATATTGATCCTCTTGAAATAGATCTAGTTTTAATGGCAACTGCAACTGCAGATATGCCGGTAGCCGCAACTGGTGTTTATGTAGCCACAGCAATAGGTGCTACCAATGCATTCGCTTACGATTTACAGGCCGCATGTTCAAGTTTCCTTTACGGAATGTCAACTGCAGCGGCTTACATCCAATCTGGAAGATATAAAAAAGTACTCTTAATAGGTGCTGATAAAATGTCATCTATTGTTGATTACAAAGACCGATCTACCTGTATTATTTTTGGAGACGGAGCAGGCGCAGTATTGTTTGAGCCTAACTACGAAGGATACGGATTGCAGGACGAATACTTGAGAAGTGATGCTGTTGGCCGTGATTTCTTGAAAATACCTGCTGGCGGATCCATTCTGCCAACAAGTATAGACACCGTAAATGACAATAAGCACAATATCATTCAAGACGGAAAAACTGTTTTCAAATATGCCGTTACCAATATGGCTGATGCAAGCGAACTGATTTTGAAAAGAAACAATTTGACTAACGAAGATGTAAATTGGTTAGTTCCTCATCAGGCAAACAAACGCATTATTGACGCAACTGCTCACAGAATGAACTTGGAAGATGCCAAAGTATTGATGAATATTGAAAAATACGGAAATACAACTTCAGCAACATTACCTTTAGTATTATACGATTTTGAACACCTTTTGAAAAAAGGAGACACCATCATTTTTGCTGCTTTTGGCGGCGGATTTACTTGGGGATCTATTTACTTAACTTGGGCTTACGATAAAAAATAA
- the accB gene encoding acetyl-CoA carboxylase biotin carboxyl carrier protein, translated as MDLKEIQNLIKFVANSGVAEVKLEMDDVKITIRTTLEGNVTEATYVQQLPAQNALPQAASPQQIAPVAVAPVAEPVEKNNYITIKSPIIGTFYRKPSPDKPMFVEVGKSIAKGDVLCVIEAMKLFNEIESEVSGKIVKILVDDMSPVEFDQPLFLVDPS; from the coding sequence ATGGATTTAAAAGAAATTCAAAATCTAATTAAATTTGTAGCAAATTCAGGTGTTGCAGAAGTAAAATTAGAAATGGACGATGTAAAAATCACCATCCGAACTACTTTAGAAGGAAACGTTACTGAAGCAACTTATGTTCAACAATTGCCTGCTCAAAACGCTCTTCCGCAAGCTGCCTCTCCACAGCAGATTGCTCCTGTAGCTGTTGCCCCTGTAGCCGAACCAGTTGAAAAAAACAATTACATTACTATAAAATCACCAATCATTGGTACTTTTTATAGGAAGCCTTCTCCAGACAAGCCAATGTTTGTTGAAGTTGGTAAGTCCATTGCTAAAGGAGATGTTCTTTGCGTAATTGAAGCTATGAAATTATTCAACGAAATTGAATCAGAAGTATCTGGTAAAATCGTAAAAATATTGGTAGACGATATGTCTCCTGTAGAATTTGACCAACCTTTATTCTTAGTAGATCCATCATAA
- the accC gene encoding acetyl-CoA carboxylase biotin carboxylase subunit, which translates to MLIANRGEIALRVIRTCREMGIKTVAVYSTADAESLHVKFADEAVCIGPPPSNLSYLKMSNIIAAAEITNADAIHPGYGFLSENAKFSKICQEHNIKFIGASPEMIDRMGDKASAKATMIEAGVPCVPGSVGILESFEQAAELANQFGYPVMLKATAGGGGKGMRAVWAPEDLLKAWEGARQESAAAFGNDGMYLEKLIEEPRHIEIQVVGDSYGKACHLSERDCSVQRRHQKLTEETPSPFMTDELRTKMGEAAVKAAEYIKYEGAGTVEFLVDKHRNFYFMEMNTRIQVEHPITEQVVDYDLIREQILVAAGVPISGRNYLPQLHAIECRINAEDPFNDFRPSPGKITTLHMPGGHGVRLDTHVYSGYTIPPNYDSMIAKLITTAQTREEAISKMRRALDEFVIEGIKTTIPFHRQLMDDPKYIEGDYTTAFMDTFKMNPIE; encoded by the coding sequence ATACTAATTGCAAATAGAGGAGAGATAGCGCTTCGTGTCATCCGAACTTGTAGAGAAATGGGTATCAAAACGGTAGCTGTTTATTCTACTGCAGATGCAGAAAGCCTACATGTGAAATTTGCTGACGAAGCCGTTTGTATAGGACCGCCTCCAAGTAACTTGTCTTATTTAAAGATGTCCAATATTATTGCTGCTGCCGAAATTACAAATGCAGATGCAATTCATCCTGGTTACGGTTTCTTATCTGAAAACGCAAAATTTTCTAAAATTTGCCAAGAGCACAACATAAAATTCATCGGTGCATCTCCTGAAATGATTGATAGGATGGGAGATAAAGCTTCAGCAAAAGCTACCATGATAGAAGCTGGAGTTCCATGTGTGCCAGGTTCCGTTGGGATTTTAGAATCCTTCGAGCAGGCTGCTGAATTAGCAAATCAATTTGGATATCCTGTAATGCTAAAAGCAACTGCTGGTGGTGGTGGAAAAGGAATGAGAGCTGTTTGGGCTCCCGAAGATTTACTAAAAGCTTGGGAAGGTGCTCGTCAGGAATCGGCGGCAGCTTTTGGAAATGACGGAATGTATCTTGAAAAATTAATTGAAGAGCCACGTCATATCGAAATTCAAGTTGTTGGTGATTCATACGGTAAAGCTTGTCACCTTTCCGAAAGAGACTGTTCTGTTCAGCGTCGTCACCAAAAATTGACTGAAGAAACTCCTTCTCCTTTTATGACTGATGAGTTACGTACTAAAATGGGAGAAGCCGCTGTAAAAGCAGCAGAATATATAAAATATGAAGGTGCTGGAACTGTTGAGTTTTTGGTTGACAAACACAGAAACTTTTATTTCATGGAAATGAACACTCGTATCCAAGTAGAGCACCCTATTACTGAACAAGTCGTAGATTATGACTTGATTCGTGAGCAAATTTTAGTAGCTGCCGGCGTGCCAATTTCAGGACGAAATTATCTGCCTCAACTGCATGCTATTGAATGCCGTATCAATGCTGAAGACCCGTTTAACGATTTCAGACCATCTCCAGGAAAAATAACTACATTACATATGCCAGGTGGTCACGGAGTACGTTTGGATACTCACGTTTATTCTGGTTATACTATTCCGCCAAATTATGATTCAATGATCGCTAAATTAATTACTACAGCCCAAACCCGTGAAGAAGCTATCAGTAAAATGAGAAGAGCATTAGACGAGTTCGTAATCGAAGGAATCAAAACGACTATTCCGTTTCATAGACAATTGATGGATGATCCTAAATATATTGAAGGCGATTATACCACTGCTTTCATGGATACTTTCAAAATGAATCCAATAGAATAA
- a CDS encoding glycoside hydrolase family 97 protein, translating into MKQLLYTALFYFMALPYANSQQLKSPNGNFTMEFALQNDGTPSYSLNYKNKTVIRPSKLGLELKNDKKSLLNDFTLIDTKTAAFDETWKPVWGETESIRNQYNELAVTLNQKETDRQIIIRFRLFNDGLGFRYEFPAQKNLAYFIIKEERTQFALTGDHTAFWIPGDYDTQEYDYTTSKLSEIRGLTEKAKTSNLSQTSFSPTGVQTSLMLKSNDGLYINLHEAALINYSCMHLNLDDKNMVFESWLTPDENGDKGYIQAPSHSPWRTIIVSDDAREILASKMTLNLNDPCKIEDTSWIKPVKYVGVWWEMITGKSSWSYTDEFPSVQLGVTDFSKAKPNATHGANNANVKKYIDFAATNGFDAVLVEGWNEGWEDWFGHSKDYVFDFVTPYPDFDVKDLHEYAKSKGIKMIMHHETSGSVRNYERHMDKAYQFMKDNGYDAVKSGYVGSIISNGDNHYNQFMINHYQYAIEKAAEYKIMVNAHEAVRPTGICRTYPNLIGNEAARGTEYQAFGGSKPNHVTLLPFTRLIGGPMDYTPGIFEMDLSKFSPNNKSHVNSTIANQLALYVTLYSPLQMAADLPEHYNKFPDAFQFIKDVAIDWSESSYLEAEPGQYITVARKAKGTNNWFVGNVNGYEPRTSNISFTFLEKGKKYTATIYADGKDANYKTNPQAYTIRKIEVTNKSKLSQLSAAGGGYAISIIENKK; encoded by the coding sequence ATGAAACAGTTACTTTATACCGCTTTATTTTATTTTATGGCATTGCCTTATGCCAATTCACAGCAGCTGAAATCTCCCAACGGAAATTTCACTATGGAATTTGCATTGCAAAACGACGGAACTCCAAGCTATAGCCTAAACTACAAAAACAAAACAGTTATAAGGCCTAGTAAATTAGGGCTTGAACTTAAAAATGATAAAAAATCATTACTGAATGACTTTACCCTAATTGACACTAAAACGGCAGCTTTCGATGAAACTTGGAAACCAGTTTGGGGAGAAACTGAATCCATCCGAAATCAATACAACGAACTGGCTGTAACACTTAATCAAAAAGAAACCGATAGACAAATTATCATTCGTTTCCGATTGTTTAATGACGGATTAGGTTTTCGCTATGAATTTCCTGCTCAAAAAAACTTGGCTTATTTTATCATAAAAGAAGAGAGAACACAATTTGCATTGACAGGAGATCATACGGCTTTTTGGATTCCAGGAGATTATGACACACAGGAATATGATTATACCACTTCTAAACTATCTGAAATTAGAGGCCTAACCGAAAAGGCAAAAACCTCCAACTTATCACAAACTTCATTTTCCCCAACTGGTGTGCAGACATCACTTATGCTGAAATCAAATGATGGTTTGTACATCAATCTGCACGAAGCAGCGTTGATCAATTATTCCTGCATGCACTTGAATCTGGATGACAAAAACATGGTATTTGAATCATGGTTAACTCCAGATGAAAACGGAGATAAAGGATATATTCAAGCTCCTTCACATTCTCCTTGGCGTACGATTATTGTGAGTGATGATGCCAGAGAAATTTTAGCATCAAAAATGACTCTAAATTTAAATGATCCCTGCAAAATAGAAGATACTTCATGGATTAAGCCTGTTAAATATGTTGGTGTCTGGTGGGAAATGATTACCGGGAAAAGTTCGTGGTCATACACCGACGAATTCCCTTCTGTGCAATTAGGCGTCACTGATTTCTCTAAAGCAAAACCAAACGCAACACACGGTGCAAACAACGCTAATGTGAAAAAATATATTGATTTTGCTGCCACAAACGGTTTTGATGCCGTATTAGTTGAAGGCTGGAATGAAGGCTGGGAAGACTGGTTTGGCCACTCCAAAGACTATGTTTTTGATTTCGTAACTCCTTATCCTGATTTTGATGTAAAAGACCTGCACGAATATGCAAAATCCAAAGGCATAAAAATGATTATGCATCATGAAACATCCGGATCTGTTCGCAACTATGAGCGCCACATGGACAAAGCGTACCAATTCATGAAAGACAATGGATATGATGCTGTAAAAAGCGGTTACGTAGGCAGTATTATCTCCAATGGTGATAATCATTACAACCAATTTATGATAAATCACTATCAATACGCAATAGAAAAAGCAGCCGAATATAAAATTATGGTCAATGCACACGAAGCAGTCCGTCCAACAGGTATTTGCAGAACATATCCGAATTTAATCGGTAATGAAGCAGCAAGAGGAACAGAATACCAAGCCTTCGGAGGATCAAAACCAAACCATGTTACACTATTGCCTTTCACTCGATTAATTGGCGGGCCAATGGATTATACTCCAGGAATTTTTGAGATGGATTTGAGTAAATTTAGTCCAAACAATAAATCACATGTAAACAGCACTATTGCCAATCAACTGGCATTGTATGTAACACTTTATAGTCCGTTGCAAATGGCTGCCGATTTGCCTGAACACTACAATAAATTCCCGGATGCTTTTCAGTTTATCAAAGATGTAGCGATAGATTGGAGCGAAAGCAGTTATCTGGAAGCAGAACCAGGTCAATACATTACTGTAGCCCGAAAAGCAAAAGGAACTAACAACTGGTTTGTAGGGAATGTTAATGGATATGAACCGCGCACTTCGAACATCAGTTTTACATTTTTAGAGAAAGGAAAAAAATACACTGCAACAATTTATGCCGATGGAAAAGATGCCAATTACAAAACAAATCCACAAGCTTATACTATTCGAAAAATAGAAGTAACCAATAAATCCAAGCTTTCACAACTGAGTGCTGCGGGCGGCGGTTACGCGATAAGCATTATTGAAAATAAAAAATAA
- a CDS encoding MFS transporter, translated as MSKKVKDPYAALRYREFNVFLLLRFAMVFAWSMQFIIIEWEVYSLTKSALSLGMIGLMEVIPAIGMALFAGHIVDQKEKKGMLLKCILGFSIISFGLFLLTWPRIVSSWSTNTVLYSIYFLVFLGGLVRSFLGPTIFSLLALIVPKKVYPNAATWSSSVWQIGAVVGPAVAGFSITWIGVHWSMCSIFACSILALLTLTQISAKPILNPKIGEPIMESLKEGVKFVFTNKSILGALTLDMVAVLFGGAVALLPIFAQDILKVGPEGFGILRAAPAVGALLTMFVSAHLPFYKNAGIKLLSAIFAFGVCIIVFGLSPWFWLSVFALFFSGVADGISVVIRQTILQLKTPDHMRGRVSAVNSIFVGSSNELGAFESGLTAKLMGAVSAVVFGGSMTLLVVIFTGIKLPGFRTLDLQKDLEEHENHK; from the coding sequence ATGAGTAAGAAAGTAAAAGATCCTTATGCAGCCTTGCGTTATAGAGAGTTTAATGTGTTTTTATTATTGCGTTTTGCTATGGTTTTTGCTTGGTCAATGCAATTTATCATCATAGAATGGGAAGTGTATAGCTTAACTAAAAGTGCACTTTCATTAGGAATGATTGGATTAATGGAGGTAATTCCAGCCATTGGAATGGCTCTGTTTGCGGGTCATATTGTAGATCAGAAAGAAAAAAAGGGAATGCTTCTTAAATGTATTTTAGGATTTTCAATAATTAGTTTTGGTTTGTTTTTATTGACTTGGCCAAGAATTGTCAGTAGTTGGTCTACTAATACTGTTTTGTATTCCATTTATTTTTTAGTGTTTTTAGGAGGATTGGTTCGTTCCTTTTTGGGACCAACTATCTTTTCTCTTTTAGCATTGATTGTTCCCAAAAAAGTATATCCCAATGCAGCGACTTGGAGTAGTTCGGTTTGGCAAATAGGTGCAGTTGTAGGGCCTGCAGTAGCTGGATTTTCTATCACTTGGATAGGAGTACACTGGTCAATGTGTTCCATTTTTGCCTGTTCCATTTTAGCATTATTAACTTTGACACAAATTTCGGCCAAGCCCATTTTGAATCCAAAAATTGGGGAACCTATAATGGAAAGTCTAAAAGAAGGGGTGAAATTTGTGTTTACCAATAAATCTATTTTGGGAGCTTTAACACTCGATATGGTGGCAGTTCTTTTTGGGGGCGCAGTGGCGCTTTTGCCTATTTTTGCGCAAGATATTTTAAAAGTTGGACCAGAAGGTTTTGGTATTTTACGTGCTGCACCGGCTGTTGGAGCTTTATTGACAATGTTTGTTTCTGCACATCTTCCTTTTTATAAAAATGCAGGAATCAAATTACTGTCGGCGATTTTTGCTTTTGGAGTATGTATTATTGTTTTTGGCCTTTCGCCTTGGTTTTGGCTGTCTGTATTTGCACTGTTTTTCAGTGGTGTTGCCGATGGAATTTCGGTAGTGATCCGCCAAACGATTTTACAGCTCAAAACACCCGATCACATGAGAGGCAGAGTTTCGGCAGTGAATTCGATTTTTGTTGGTTCTTCCAACGAGTTGGGAGCTTTTGAAAGCGGATTGACAGCAAAATTAATGGGAGCAGTTTCGGCAGTTGTTTTTGGCGGAAGCATGACACTATTGGTAGTGATTTTTACTGGAATCAAATTACCTGGATTTAGAACTTTAGATCTGCAAAAAGACTTGGAAGAACACGAAAACCATAAATAA